In the Juglans microcarpa x Juglans regia isolate MS1-56 chromosome 6D, Jm3101_v1.0, whole genome shotgun sequence genome, one interval contains:
- the LOC121235912 gene encoding brassinosteroid-responsive RING protein 1-like, translating to MGFPVGYTELLLPKLFLHTLSVLGFLRKFISTIFRCLGLGDFLEPDISWPDTPDRIPEFHSVSAVLIREILPVVRFSDLVDPPESCAVCLYEFESQDEIRRLTNCRHIFHKGCLDRWMGYEQKTCPLCRTPFIPDDMQGTINERLWAASGIPEFYGDYSHLTGW from the coding sequence ATGGGTTTTCCGGTGGGCTACACGGAGCTTCTCCTCCCGAAGCTCTTTCTCCACACGCTTTCAGTTCTGGGTTTCCTTAGAAAGTTCATCTCCACCATATTTCGCTGTCTGGGTCTCGGGGATTTTCTGGAGCCCGACATTTCGTGGCCCGACACGCCTGACCGAATCCCTGAATTCCACTCCGTGTCGGCTGTTCTGATCCGGGAAATCCTTCCGGTCGTGAGGTTCTCGGACCTGGTGGACCCGCCGGAGTCCTGCGCCGTCTGCCTGTACGAGTTCGAGTCCCAGGACGAGATCCGTAGGCTCACCAACTGCCGCCACATCTTCCACAAGGGCTGCCTCGACCGTTGGATGGGGTACGAGCAGAAGACGTGCCCTCTATGCCGAACACCCTTTATTCCGGATGATATGCAAGGAACTATTAACGAGAGACTCTGGGCTGCTTCTGGGATCCCTGAATTTTACGGCGACTATTCCCATCTTACTGGTTGGTAG